In Colletotrichum higginsianum IMI 349063 chromosome 1, whole genome shotgun sequence, one genomic interval encodes:
- a CDS encoding Cutinase g-box binding protein, with amino-acid sequence MDATMMTAQAMGQAPFLYYRPEQKPDTSRHRGHFSQQPNMHQHQHMAMYPMVPTLPSTPIYSRPNSSCSQLMGPTLYSNGPANMTPMASPQAMSHKPAIMLETEMGDDSLYFPSTPPLSTCGSTISSPNNSCELLQTPMNPMFSGLDGFDGLDGFKETLEVPENLAIDWNSCGSPPMTPVYLQNQAGNAVSLSTNTSDLLSTASCPSLSPSPSPYARSVASEQDLDFCDPRNLTVAAAPNTSNPTLAPEYSAFTLGDELRGEVPAKTAPTSAPSHQNFDFNPAIPHGLPAFEDLSDLESEDDFVNGLVNLGDANSAEVRRPRACTGSSVVSLGHASFIGGEEFNFDEADISTPACLPSPSSSCADDCHQGKRRKVMKQESRNSTPAMNSTAGSSQAASSEQRSDSQAPASEANSSSDSESASAPLPAPVNRRGRKQSLTEDPSKTFVCELCNRRFRRQEHLKRHYRSLHTGEKPFECHECGKKFSRSDNLSQHARTHGSGAIVMELDESGVHSFDHGMMSHPEDYHTLGKVLFQCAAEIPGSASELSSEEDNGKKKRKRSD; translated from the exons ATGGACgcaacgatgatgacggcccAGGCAATGGGACAAGCCCCGTTCCTCTACTACCGTCCGGAACAAAAGCCCGACACGTCTAGGCACCGCGGCCACTTCTCCCAGCAGCCCAACATGCACCAGCATCAGCACATGGCCATGTACCCCATGGTCCCGACcctgccgtcgacgcccatCTATTCGCGCCCCAACTCGTCTTGCTCACAGCTCATGGGCCCCACGCTGTACAGCAATGGCCCCGCGAACATGACCCCCATGGCCTCGCCTCAAGCCATGAGCCACAAGCCCGCCATTATGCTCGAGACGGAAATGGGTGACGACAGCCTCTACTtcccgtcgacgccgcccttgTCGACGTGCGGCAGCACCATCAGCAGTCCCAACAACAGCTGCGAGCTTCTCCAGACACCCATGAACCCTATGTTCTCTGGACTAGACGGCTTCGACGGTCTGGATGGTTTCAAGGAAACGCTGGAAGTGCCCGAAAACCTCGCTATCGACTGGAACAGCTGCGGATCTCCTCCCATGACCCCTG TCTACCTTCAAAACCAAGCAGGCAATGCCGTCTCGCTTAGCACCAACACTAGCGACCTCCTTTCCACAGCATCTTGCCCTTCACTTTCTCCCTCACCTTCACCGTATGCCCGGTCGGTCGCTTCCGAACAGGATCTTGACTTTTGCGACCCGCGCAACCTCACTGTCGCTGCTGCCCCCAACACGTCCAATCCGACCTTGGCGCCCGAGTACTCAGCCTTCACTCTTGGTGACGAGCTCAGGGGTGAAGTCCCTGCCAAGACCGCTCCTACTTCTGCCCCATCTCACCAGAACTTTGACTTCAACCCTGCCATTCCTCACGGCCTCCCCGCCTTCGAGGACCTGTCTGACTTGGAGTCCGAAGACGACTTCGTCAACGGCCTGGTCAACCTTGGCGACGCGAACTCTGCCGAGgtccgccgccctcgcgccTGCACCGGCTCCAGCGTCGTCTCACTCGGCCACGCCAGCTTCATCGGTGGTGAGGAATTCAACTttgacgaggccgacatcTCCACCCCGGCTTGCCTTCCCAGCCCCTCATCATCTTGTGCCGACGACTGCCACCAGGGCAAGCGTCGCAAGGTCATGAAGCAGGAAAGCCGCAACTCGACGCCCGCCATGAACTCTACCGCCGGCTCTTCTCAGGCCGCCAGCAGCGAGCAGAGATCCGACAGCCAAGCCCCCGCCTCCGAGGCCAACAGCTCGTCCGACTCAGAGTCGGCGTCTGCTCCCCTCCCCGCGCCCGTCAACCGCCGCGGTCGCAAGCAGTCGCTCACCGAAGACCCTTCCAAGACATTCGTCTGCGAGCTTTGCAACCGCCGCTTCCGTCGCCAGGAGCACCTCAAGCGTCACTACCGCTCCCTCCACACGGGTGAGAAGCCCTTTGAGTGCCACGAGTGCGGCAAGAAATTTTCCCGCAGCGACAATCTCTCCCAGCACGCCAGAACCcacggcagcggcgccatcgtcatgGAGCTTGACGAGTCGGGCGTTCACTCCTTCGATCACGGCATGATGAGCCACCCCGAGGACTACCATACTCTTGGCAAGGTCCTCTTCCAATgcgccgccgagatcccCGGAAGCGCCAGCGAGCTCTCTTCGGAAGAAGACAacggcaagaagaagcgcaagcgcTCGGACTGA